In Leptodesmis sichuanensis A121, the following are encoded in one genomic region:
- a CDS encoding RDD family protein — MRFLNRVTLSTPESVELDFTLAGIGNRTLALFIDYQILLLILLAFWLLWGLFTLGLFSVLSARNINYSSLPWWLLGVAILLNFVIYSGYFVYCEVMYQGQTPGKRFAKIRVVRDNGRPIGVSQALLRSLLRPVDDFCFIGAFFILFGKREKRIGDWVAGTLVIQDQRGDRTTALTISPAAEELATKLPILADVTQLIPDDYAVLREYLQRRAKMTAKARAEKSMELARQLRTIIGLETVPPNTTSDQFLEALYLTYQQMQNSSKDATS; from the coding sequence TACCCTGGCCCTGTTCATTGACTACCAGATTTTGCTGCTAATCTTACTGGCCTTCTGGCTGTTATGGGGATTGTTTACACTGGGGTTATTCAGTGTGCTATCAGCCAGAAATATCAATTACAGTTCGCTTCCCTGGTGGTTATTAGGTGTCGCCATCTTACTTAACTTTGTGATTTACAGTGGCTACTTTGTTTATTGCGAAGTGATGTATCAGGGACAAACTCCCGGCAAACGATTTGCCAAAATTCGTGTTGTTCGAGATAATGGCCGTCCCATTGGTGTATCTCAAGCTCTGTTGCGATCGCTATTGCGTCCCGTGGATGATTTCTGCTTCATTGGTGCCTTCTTTATTTTGTTCGGCAAGCGGGAAAAGCGAATTGGTGATTGGGTTGCCGGAACATTGGTGATTCAGGATCAACGTGGCGATCGCACGACGGCCCTAACGATCTCTCCAGCCGCAGAAGAATTGGCTACTAAATTACCGATCCTGGCTGATGTTACTCAACTCATTCCTGATGATTACGCAGTTTTGCGCGAGTATTTGCAACGGCGTGCCAAGATGACCGCTAAAGCCAGAGCCGAGAAAAGTATGGAGTTAGCTCGTCAATTGCGAACTATCATTGGTCTGGAAACAGTTCCCCCCAACACCACCTCGGATCAATTTCTGGAAGCCCTGTACCTGACCTATCAGCAGATGCAGAATAGTTCAAAAGACGCAACTTCCTGA
- the psaK gene encoding photosystem I reaction center subunit PsaK produces the protein MLTPSLLALAVERASDWGLNVGIVMILCNILAIAIGKFSIQRQDVGPATPIAGMSAPAVFGSLALGHILGAGTILGLTNLGVL, from the coding sequence TTGCTTACTCCATCGTTATTAGCACTTGCCGTAGAACGGGCATCTGATTGGGGACTGAATGTTGGCATTGTTATGATCCTGTGCAACATTCTCGCGATCGCGATCGGAAAATTCAGCATTCAGCGGCAAGATGTTGGCCCTGCAACTCCGATTGCTGGCATGAGTGCGCCTGCTGTGTTTGGCAGTCTCGCACTCGGTCATATTCTTGGGGCTGGAACTATTCTGGGGTTGACAAATCTGGGAGTTCTGTAA
- a CDS encoding serine hydrolase: MSSLTRFPWVLSGVAGCLWLSTAAAQADTLQSWRFDTRQNQLELITDQSVQPSAQLVANPTRLVIDLPGIRLGRPKINQSVGGAVQSVRIGQFDAQTTRVVVELAPGYTVDPQQVKIRGLTANRWTVQWPTPRMDATTSATIANPIPATPARPALFPNSTRPVMTPLAQPLATIAPPGDTFGGLIPAGRNLTWLQQRLATLKSSQYSSLGTGLYVLDLETGNYLDINGDRIYATASIIKLPILIALFQDVDAGKIDLNETLIMTRDVVVGGSGEMQDLPVGSKFSVLETANKMITISDNTATNMIIKRMGGIQYLNQRFRSWGLQKTGMRNWLPDLKGTNVTTPKELGKLLVMLNSQQMLSPRSQAQAIDILQRVRNRKLLVVGLGPGATIAHKTGDIGFLLGDAGIVQMPIGKRYVVVALVESAYDDPRARDFIQDVSRIVYTYLSNSTTASVEQAGGF, from the coding sequence ATGTCATCCCTCACACGTTTTCCCTGGGTTCTCTCCGGTGTCGCGGGTTGTTTATGGCTATCCACTGCCGCGGCTCAGGCCGATACGCTCCAATCCTGGCGGTTTGATACTCGTCAGAATCAACTCGAACTGATCACGGACCAGAGTGTGCAACCCTCCGCCCAACTGGTGGCCAATCCCACCCGGTTGGTGATTGATCTGCCAGGAATCCGGTTAGGCCGCCCCAAGATTAATCAATCGGTTGGTGGTGCCGTGCAAAGTGTGCGGATTGGTCAATTTGATGCTCAAACGACGCGAGTGGTGGTGGAGTTAGCTCCTGGTTATACGGTAGATCCGCAACAGGTGAAAATTCGCGGCCTGACAGCTAATCGCTGGACGGTGCAATGGCCCACTCCCCGGATGGATGCCACCACCAGTGCGACGATCGCCAATCCCATTCCTGCTACTCCCGCTCGTCCTGCCCTGTTTCCCAACAGTACCCGTCCGGTGATGACTCCACTGGCTCAACCCCTGGCCACCATTGCTCCACCGGGCGATACTTTTGGTGGCCTGATTCCCGCAGGGCGTAATTTAACCTGGCTGCAGCAACGATTGGCTACTCTCAAGTCCTCCCAGTACTCGTCCCTGGGAACTGGACTGTATGTGCTGGATCTGGAGACGGGCAACTATCTGGACATCAATGGCGATCGCATCTATGCCACGGCCAGCATTATCAAACTGCCGATCCTGATTGCCCTATTTCAAGATGTGGATGCCGGAAAAATTGACCTCAATGAAACCCTGATCATGACGCGGGATGTCGTGGTGGGCGGCTCCGGCGAGATGCAGGATTTGCCTGTGGGCAGTAAATTCAGTGTGCTGGAAACGGCCAATAAGATGATCACCATCAGCGATAACACGGCCACCAATATGATCATCAAGCGTATGGGCGGCATCCAGTATCTGAATCAACGCTTTCGTAGCTGGGGCTTGCAGAAAACCGGAATGCGAAACTGGCTCCCAGACCTGAAAGGCACCAATGTCACTACTCCTAAGGAGTTAGGCAAACTGCTGGTGATGCTGAATAGCCAGCAAATGCTCTCTCCTCGCAGTCAGGCGCAGGCGATCGACATTTTGCAACGAGTCCGTAATCGCAAGCTGTTAGTGGTCGGCCTGGGGCCAGGAGCGACGATCGCCCATAAAACCGGAGATATCGGCTTTTTGTTGGGAGATGCCGGAATTGTGCAAATGCCGATAGGGAAACGATATGTGGTTGTGGCTCTGGTGGAGAGTGCCTATGATGACCCCAGAGCCAGAGATTTTATTCAGGATGTATCTCGCATTGTTTACACCTACCTGAGCAATTCAACGACAGCCTCAGTCGAGCAGGCAGGAGGATTTTGA
- the crtO gene encoding beta-carotene ketolase CrtO — protein sequence MEAYDVVVIGAGHNGLVCAAYLLKAGYSVLLLEKRPVPGGAATTEEVLPEEAPGFKFNLCAIDHEFIHLGPVVQELELTKYGLEYLFCDPVAFCPHPDGKYFLGHRSLEQTCAEIARYSPRDARKYAEFTDYWLRVIRAMSPMFNAPPRSLLDIAGNFSAGKVKDLISVVGSTNKAMDFVRTMLTSAEDLLNEWFDSEFLKAPLARLAAEMGVPPSQKNLGIGTIMMALRHDPGMARPKGGTGALTQALVTLVQALGGKILCDQNVEKVLLDGDRVAGVRVAGGTEYRATKGVISNIDAQRLFLHLMDPAEVNAADPELRERLERRIINNNETILKVDLAMAEPLRFEHHHHRDEYLIGSILIADSVRHVEIAHADPALGRIPDADPSLYVVQPTVLDPTMAPAGKHTVWIEFFAPYQIAGLEGTGLYGTGWTDELKHKVADRIVDKLAEYAPNVKTATLARRVESPAELGERLGALKGNYYHLDMTLEQMVFFRPLPEIANYKTPIEGLFLTGAGTHPGGSISGMPGRNCARAFLHSQKPWATTWIDAKETLRSLLNRR from the coding sequence ATGGAAGCCTATGATGTGGTGGTGATTGGCGCGGGGCATAATGGATTGGTTTGCGCGGCGTATTTGTTGAAGGCGGGTTACAGCGTGTTGCTGCTGGAAAAACGTCCGGTTCCGGGTGGTGCAGCGACAACGGAAGAGGTTTTACCAGAAGAGGCTCCCGGATTTAAGTTCAACCTGTGCGCGATCGACCACGAATTTATCCATCTGGGGCCAGTGGTGCAGGAACTGGAATTGACAAAGTATGGCCTGGAATACCTGTTTTGTGACCCGGTCGCCTTCTGTCCCCATCCGGATGGCAAATATTTTTTGGGACATCGATCGCTGGAACAAACCTGTGCCGAAATTGCCCGCTACAGTCCCCGTGATGCCCGCAAGTATGCTGAGTTTACGGATTACTGGCTGCGAGTGATTCGGGCCATGAGTCCCATGTTCAACGCCCCCCCACGATCGCTGCTCGACATCGCTGGAAACTTCAGTGCTGGCAAAGTGAAGGATTTAATTTCCGTAGTTGGTTCTACCAATAAAGCGATGGATTTTGTCCGTACCATGCTCACCAGTGCCGAAGATTTGCTCAACGAGTGGTTCGATTCGGAATTTCTCAAAGCGCCTCTGGCCCGATTGGCCGCAGAAATGGGGGTGCCTCCTTCGCAGAAGAATTTGGGAATTGGCACGATTATGATGGCCCTGCGGCATGATCCGGGGATGGCACGACCGAAAGGGGGAACAGGAGCCTTGACCCAGGCACTGGTGACGTTGGTGCAGGCGCTGGGAGGAAAAATTCTTTGTGATCAGAACGTGGAAAAGGTGCTGCTAGATGGCGATCGCGTGGCAGGAGTGCGCGTGGCAGGAGGCACCGAATACCGGGCAACAAAAGGCGTGATTTCCAATATTGATGCTCAACGGTTATTCCTGCATCTCATGGATCCGGCAGAGGTGAATGCCGCCGATCCAGAGTTGAGGGAGCGACTGGAACGCCGCATTATCAACAACAATGAAACGATTTTGAAAGTCGATCTGGCCATGGCTGAACCGTTGCGGTTTGAGCATCACCATCATCGGGATGAATACCTGATCGGTTCCATCCTGATTGCCGATTCAGTGCGCCATGTGGAAATCGCTCATGCGGATCCGGCGCTGGGCCGCATTCCCGATGCGGATCCATCCTTGTATGTGGTGCAGCCTACAGTATTAGATCCGACCATGGCTCCAGCAGGCAAGCACACGGTCTGGATTGAGTTTTTCGCGCCCTATCAGATTGCCGGATTGGAAGGCACCGGGTTGTATGGAACGGGCTGGACGGATGAGTTAAAACATAAAGTGGCCGATCGCATTGTGGATAAGCTGGCGGAGTATGCCCCTAACGTAAAAACGGCAACCCTGGCGCGACGGGTGGAAAGTCCCGCGGAATTGGGAGAACGGTTGGGCGCATTGAAGGGCAATTACTACCACCTGGACATGACCCTGGAACAGATGGTCTTTTTCCGCCCCCTGCCCGAAATTGCCAACTACAAAACTCCCATTGAAGGATTATTTCTGACGGGAGCCGGAACCCATCCCGGTGGCTCCATTTCGGGAATGCCAGGACGTAACTGCGCCAGAGCCTTTTTGCATAGCCAGAAGCCCTGGGCCACCACCTGGATAGATGCCAAAGAGACATTGCGATCGCTCTTGAACCGAAGATAG
- a CDS encoding saccharopine dehydrogenase family protein: MLQRVVILGGSGRIGRSVAADLIAHTEAEILLAGRNSAAGERVCNRLGTRAQFLMLNLEDQAGLSSAIAQANLVIHCAGPFHFRDARVLKTCIDRGVNYVDVSDHPSFTRKAMEYSAAAAAAGVTAIVNTGIFPGISNSMVRQDVEQLDAAETIHLSYVVAGSGGAGITVMRTTFLGLQNPFQAWINGAWQTIKPYSDRETIEFPAPYGRTGVYWFDMPETFTLPNTFPVKTVITKFGTVPDFYNFLTWTVAHWWHPWLLKQKAVIEFLSQVSHFMTDVTDRFSGIGVAIRSEVTGQKDGKPAQVCSTLVHENTAIAAGYGTGSVAQLLLSGQLHKPGVWAVEQALSTALFNQTLQERGVNIASVIK, from the coding sequence ATGCTACAAAGAGTCGTGATTTTAGGGGGAAGCGGACGGATTGGCCGGAGTGTGGCCGCTGATTTGATCGCACATACAGAGGCCGAGATCCTATTAGCCGGACGAAATAGTGCTGCTGGAGAACGGGTATGTAATCGTCTAGGGACTCGTGCTCAATTTCTGATGCTGAATCTGGAAGATCAGGCGGGGTTAAGTAGTGCGATCGCCCAAGCCAACCTGGTAATTCACTGCGCGGGACCATTTCATTTCCGGGATGCCAGAGTTCTGAAAACCTGCATTGACCGGGGTGTGAACTATGTGGATGTGAGTGATCATCCTTCTTTCACCCGCAAGGCGATGGAGTACAGTGCGGCGGCTGCAGCGGCTGGAGTGACGGCGATCGTCAATACAGGCATCTTTCCCGGAATTTCCAACAGCATGGTGCGGCAGGATGTGGAACAACTGGATGCGGCTGAAACAATTCACTTAAGTTATGTCGTGGCAGGTTCGGGGGGAGCCGGAATTACCGTCATGCGAACCACCTTCTTAGGGTTACAGAACCCCTTTCAAGCCTGGATCAATGGAGCATGGCAAACAATCAAACCCTACAGCGATCGGGAAACGATTGAATTTCCCGCACCCTACGGTCGGACAGGCGTGTACTGGTTTGATATGCCGGAAACCTTTACGCTACCCAATACCTTTCCGGTTAAAACCGTGATTACCAAATTCGGCACCGTTCCCGATTTTTATAACTTCCTCACCTGGACTGTGGCCCACTGGTGGCATCCCTGGCTGCTCAAACAAAAGGCCGTAATTGAATTTCTCTCCCAAGTCAGCCACTTTATGACTGATGTCACCGATCGCTTCAGTGGCATTGGCGTTGCCATTCGCTCAGAAGTGACCGGACAAAAGGATGGCAAACCCGCCCAGGTTTGTTCGACGTTGGTACACGAAAATACCGCGATCGCAGCCGGGTATGGTACAGGCAGCGTGGCCCAATTGCTGCTGTCTGGACAACTTCATAAACCAGGAGTCTGGGCCGTGGAACAGGCATTATCCACCGCTTTGTTTAACCAGACCTTGCAGGAACGTGGTGTGAACATTGCTTCAGTCATTAAATAG
- a CDS encoding helix-turn-helix domain-containing protein produces the protein MISSNSPNRLRQLMQQVGLTTYKALSEATGVSEKQIRKLRRGQIAQMRVETLEKLGRVLQVSVGELVGIGEQEVVSGRDEVGELRREYDRLQAQLLQQRQELWQEFQQSSVQVLESLLLQLPTAAYAAQQNPQAPAVKLLPLLRPIEALLQHWGIEAIAAVGSEVPYDPQQHQLMEGTAAVGDRVRVRYTGYRQGDKLLYRAKVSPVVS, from the coding sequence ATGATTTCCTCTAATTCCCCTAACCGTTTACGTCAACTCATGCAACAGGTTGGTCTGACCACCTATAAAGCGCTGAGTGAAGCCACGGGGGTATCGGAAAAGCAGATCAGAAAATTGCGTCGAGGACAGATTGCTCAAATGCGAGTGGAGACGCTGGAGAAGTTGGGCCGGGTGTTGCAGGTATCGGTGGGAGAGTTGGTAGGGATTGGGGAGCAGGAGGTAGTATCTGGGCGGGATGAAGTGGGGGAATTGCGGCGGGAGTACGATCGCCTCCAAGCTCAATTGCTACAACAACGGCAGGAACTCTGGCAGGAATTTCAACAATCGAGTGTGCAGGTGTTGGAGTCTTTGCTGTTACAACTGCCAACAGCGGCTTATGCAGCTCAACAAAATCCCCAGGCTCCAGCGGTAAAACTTTTACCATTATTACGTCCGATCGAAGCATTATTGCAACATTGGGGTATTGAGGCGATCGCAGCCGTCGGGTCTGAAGTTCCCTACGATCCACAACAGCATCAACTCATGGAAGGTACGGCAGCAGTGGGCGATCGCGTGCGAGTGCGATACACGGGCTATCGCCAGGGGGACAAGTTACTTTATCGGGCGAAAGTCAGTCCTGTGGTGTCGTAA
- a CDS encoding VIT1/CCC1 transporter family protein: MKPSRTSDISRYLENWQDEIESAFLYRTLAKTEKQPTLAEVYRKLAATEESHAQFWRDKLVSAGYPVPRKRIGWRTQMLAKLATWFGPQFVLPTINAMEQVDSHSYDMQPDAQNTPLPVEERSHARLLNAIASPTGQGMEGGTIAQIEGRHRAAGGNTLRAAVLGANDGLLSNLSLVMGVAGADLAGNSILVTGMAGLLAGACSMALGEWISVQSSRELYDRQIRIERREVEEVPEEEEEELALIYEAKGLPEAQARSLAARIMANKATALDTLTREELGIDPEELGGSAWVAAITSFCLFAVGAIVPVAPFFFLKGSLAVIMSLVCSGLALFAIGAGITLLTGRSVLFSGFRQVIFGFAAAGITYALGRLLGVSIGG; encoded by the coding sequence ATGAAGCCATCCCGCACCTCTGATATCAGTCGTTATCTGGAAAACTGGCAGGACGAGATTGAAAGCGCCTTTCTCTACCGCACGTTAGCCAAGACTGAGAAACAACCCACTCTAGCTGAGGTTTATCGGAAACTGGCGGCAACAGAGGAGTCTCACGCTCAGTTTTGGCGAGATAAGTTGGTCAGTGCAGGCTATCCAGTACCTCGCAAACGGATTGGCTGGCGAACTCAAATGCTGGCTAAGTTAGCCACCTGGTTTGGCCCCCAGTTTGTGTTGCCAACGATTAACGCCATGGAGCAGGTGGATAGTCATAGCTACGATATGCAGCCCGATGCTCAAAACACTCCACTGCCTGTAGAAGAACGATCGCACGCCCGCTTACTGAATGCGATCGCCAGCCCAACTGGTCAGGGGATGGAAGGGGGAACAATTGCTCAGATCGAAGGTCGGCACCGGGCGGCGGGGGGCAATACGTTACGGGCAGCAGTGCTGGGAGCGAATGATGGCCTGTTGTCTAACCTGAGTTTGGTGATGGGGGTTGCTGGGGCGGATTTAGCTGGAAATTCGATCCTGGTAACGGGAATGGCAGGGTTGCTGGCAGGAGCCTGTTCCATGGCGTTGGGTGAATGGATTTCCGTACAAAGTTCTCGCGAATTGTACGATCGCCAGATTCGGATTGAACGGCGGGAAGTGGAAGAGGTGCCAGAAGAAGAGGAAGAAGAACTGGCATTGATTTATGAGGCGAAGGGATTGCCTGAAGCTCAGGCTCGTTCTCTGGCTGCTCGAATTATGGCAAACAAGGCCACGGCTCTGGACACCCTTACCCGCGAAGAATTGGGAATTGATCCGGAAGAACTGGGCGGTTCGGCCTGGGTCGCTGCCATTACCTCCTTTTGCCTGTTCGCAGTCGGTGCGATCGTCCCGGTCGCTCCCTTTTTCTTCTTGAAAGGCAGCCTGGCAGTGATTATGAGTTTGGTGTGCAGTGGTCTGGCGCTGTTTGCGATTGGCGCTGGCATCACATTACTAACAGGCCGCAGTGTCCTCTTCTCTGGCTTTCGTCAAGTCATTTTTGGGTTCGCCGCCGCAGGCATTACCTATGCTTTAGGACGATTATTAGGAGTGTCGATCGGGGGTTGA
- a CDS encoding universal stress protein codes for MFKKILVAVSPAMTDDTLIHEAIDLAKLSGGTIMLLHVLSPMDEDYPTPVYPGPDSVYPGLHEEAIRAYAQQWEVYERQGLEFLQKLTKEVSAAGVSAEFTQSPGDPGRKICNLADTWEADLIILGRRGHTGLKEFFLGSVSNYVLHHAPCSVLTIQGVGVEGE; via the coding sequence ATGTTCAAAAAAATTCTTGTTGCTGTTTCACCGGCCATGACTGATGACACGCTGATTCATGAAGCGATCGACCTGGCCAAGCTATCGGGCGGCACGATTATGCTGTTACATGTACTGTCCCCCATGGATGAAGACTATCCGACTCCGGTATATCCAGGACCAGATAGTGTTTATCCCGGTTTACATGAGGAAGCCATCCGGGCCTATGCCCAGCAGTGGGAGGTGTATGAACGGCAGGGCCTGGAGTTCTTGCAAAAGCTAACGAAAGAAGTTTCTGCCGCTGGGGTAAGTGCTGAATTCACTCAAAGTCCTGGCGATCCAGGCCGCAAGATTTGCAACCTCGCTGATACTTGGGAAGCCGATCTGATTATCCTGGGGCGGCGGGGCCATACGGGATTGAAAGAATTTTTCCTGGGGAGTGTCAGTAACTATGTTCTGCATCATGCCCCTTGTTCCGTACTGACTATTCAGGGGGTGGGAGTGGAGGGTGAATAA
- the ppsA gene encoding phosphoenolpyruvate synthase yields the protein MVDLSLETRTAQHPREQALVLEFEQVGMQDVPLVGGKNASLGEMIRQLSSQGVNVPNGFATTAYAYRHFIESAGLEAKLRELFAELDVDDVRSLQKVGRQARSLMLQTPFPPDLQDAIADAYHQLCKQYGGPETDVAVRSSATAEDLPDASFAGQQETYLNVCGLQGVLEACHRCFASIFTDRAISYRQTKGFDHFEIALSVGVQKMVRSDLAASGVMFSIDTESGFKDVVLVTAAYGLGENVVQGAINPDEYLVFKPTLKQGFRPIVRRRLGTKEIKMIYDEGGSKFTKNISVSRSQREEFAITDEEVLQLARWACVIEDHYSQVRGVPSPMDIEWAKDGLTGDLFIVQARPETVHSQKAVNILRSYQLNERSQVLATGRSVGGSVGQGQARVIQDPSKITLFQPGEVLITERTDPDWEPIMKKASAIVTNQGGRTCHAAIIARELGIPAIVGCGNATESIKTGQDVTISCCEGEDGHVYEGLLSFQVNEIELDTLPKTRTQIMMNVGNPDEAFNLAAIPADGVGLARLEFIIANQIQVHPLALLYYDQLEDELARYKIADLTKLYENKPEYFVDKLAQGVGAIAAAFYPKPVIVRMSDFKSNEYANLLGGRQFEPHEENPMLGWRGASRYYDDRYREGFALECQAMKRVREDMGLSNVILMIPFCRTPDEGRRVIAEMEKNGLKRGENGLQVYVMCELPSNVTLADEFSEIFDGFSIGSNDLTQLTLGLDRDSAQVSHLFDERNTAVKRMVQHAITTARACDRKIGICGQAPSDYPEFARFLVEQGINSISLNPDSVLKTILEIAEAER from the coding sequence ATGGTGGATCTTTCTTTAGAAACTCGTACTGCCCAGCATCCGAGGGAACAGGCACTGGTGCTGGAGTTTGAACAAGTCGGGATGCAAGATGTTCCTCTGGTGGGTGGAAAAAATGCCTCCCTGGGAGAAATGATTCGCCAGTTATCCAGTCAGGGGGTCAACGTACCCAATGGCTTTGCGACGACCGCCTATGCCTATCGCCACTTCATTGAGTCGGCAGGGCTGGAAGCCAAATTGCGGGAGTTATTTGCGGAACTGGATGTGGATGATGTACGGAGTTTGCAGAAGGTGGGCAGGCAGGCCCGATCGCTGATGTTGCAAACCCCCTTTCCGCCGGATTTGCAGGACGCGATCGCCGATGCCTATCACCAGTTATGTAAGCAATACGGGGGGCCTGAAACCGATGTTGCCGTGCGTTCCAGTGCCACAGCAGAAGATTTGCCCGATGCCAGTTTTGCCGGACAGCAGGAAACCTACCTGAATGTGTGCGGTTTGCAAGGGGTGCTGGAAGCCTGCCATCGCTGTTTTGCTTCCATCTTTACCGATCGCGCCATCTCCTACCGCCAGACCAAAGGCTTTGACCACTTCGAGATTGCCCTGTCCGTGGGGGTGCAAAAGATGGTGCGCTCTGATCTGGCCGCTTCCGGAGTGATGTTCTCGATTGATACGGAAAGTGGCTTTAAGGATGTGGTACTGGTGACGGCGGCCTACGGATTGGGTGAGAACGTCGTACAGGGAGCCATCAACCCGGATGAGTATCTGGTGTTCAAACCGACGCTGAAACAGGGATTCCGTCCGATCGTCCGGCGACGGTTGGGCACCAAGGAAATCAAGATGATCTATGACGAGGGTGGCTCTAAGTTCACGAAAAATATTTCTGTCAGTCGCAGTCAACGGGAGGAGTTTGCCATTACCGATGAGGAGGTATTGCAACTGGCGCGGTGGGCCTGCGTCATTGAAGATCACTATTCCCAGGTACGCGGTGTGCCCTCCCCGATGGATATTGAATGGGCCAAGGATGGCCTAACGGGTGACCTGTTCATCGTGCAGGCTCGACCAGAAACGGTGCATTCGCAAAAAGCCGTCAACATCCTGCGTAGCTATCAGTTGAATGAACGCAGTCAGGTACTGGCAACAGGCCGTAGTGTGGGTGGCTCTGTGGGTCAGGGTCAGGCCAGGGTGATTCAAGACCCAAGCAAGATTACCCTGTTCCAACCCGGTGAAGTCCTGATCACGGAACGCACCGATCCGGACTGGGAACCGATTATGAAAAAGGCCAGCGCGATCGTCACCAATCAGGGCGGGCGTACCTGCCATGCGGCAATTATTGCGCGGGAGTTGGGAATTCCGGCGATCGTCGGCTGCGGCAATGCCACGGAATCAATCAAAACCGGGCAGGATGTGACGATTTCTTGCTGTGAAGGGGAAGACGGCCATGTGTACGAAGGGCTGCTGTCCTTTCAGGTGAATGAAATAGAGTTGGATACTCTGCCCAAAACCCGCACTCAGATCATGATGAATGTGGGCAACCCGGATGAAGCCTTCAACCTGGCGGCGATTCCCGCCGATGGCGTAGGACTGGCGCGACTGGAGTTCATCATTGCCAATCAGATTCAGGTGCATCCCCTGGCGCTGCTGTATTACGACCAGTTGGAGGATGAACTGGCCCGGTACAAAATTGCTGACCTGACCAAGCTGTATGAAAACAAGCCGGAATATTTTGTCGATAAGCTGGCTCAGGGAGTGGGCGCGATCGCCGCGGCCTTCTATCCCAAACCCGTGATCGTTCGCATGTCCGACTTCAAGAGCAACGAGTATGCCAACCTGCTCGGTGGTCGCCAGTTTGAACCGCATGAAGAAAACCCGATGCTCGGCTGGCGCGGTGCCTCTCGCTACTATGACGATCGTTACCGGGAAGGCTTTGCCCTGGAATGTCAGGCGATGAAGCGCGTCCGGGAAGACATGGGCCTCAGCAACGTGATTTTGATGATTCCCTTCTGCCGCACTCCGGATGAAGGTCGGCGGGTGATAGCGGAAATGGAAAAGAACGGCCTCAAACGGGGTGAAAACGGCTTACAGGTCTACGTCATGTGTGAACTGCCCAGCAATGTTACCCTGGCCGATGAATTCAGTGAGATCTTCGATGGCTTCTCCATCGGCTCCAACGACCTGACCCAACTGACTTTGGGACTGGATCGCGACTCCGCCCAAGTCTCTCACCTGTTTGACGAACGCAATACCGCTGTGAAACGCATGGTACAACACGCCATCACCACAGCCAGAGCCTGCGATCGCAAAATCGGCATCTGCGGTCAGGCTCCCAGCGACTATCCCGAATTCGCTCGTTTCCTGGTCGAACAGGGTATCAATTCGATCAGCCTCAACCCGGATTCTGTGTTAAAGACGATCCTCGAAATTGCCGAAGCTGAGAGATAA